The genomic interval TATGGAAGAAGGAACAGAATTTTTATCACGCGTTACGAATGCACTTAAAAATGAGGATGCAACACTTCCAATGATTACAAGTTGTAGTCCAGGTTGGATTAAGTATGTTGAGCATGCTTTCCCAGAACAATTAGGACATCTTTCTACTTGTAAATCACCACATATGATGTTAGGTGCGCTAGCTAAATCATTCTATGCAGAAAAGATTGGTGTAGATCCAAAAGATATTTATGTTGTTTCTGTAATGCCATGTACTGCGAAGAAATTTGAAATTACACGTCCTGAAATGAATTCAACAGGTTATCCTGATGTTGATGCTGTATTAACTACAAGAGAATTGGCAAAAATGATTAAAGATGCTGGACTAGATTTTAGATCTTTAGAGGATAGTGAATTTGATAATCCACTAGGTTTATCAACAGGAGCAGCGGATATATTCGCAACTACTGGTGGTGTTATGGAAGCAGCACTTAGAACAGTATATGAACTAGTGACAGGAAGAGAATTACCATTTAAAAATCTTCATGTTACCCCAATTGTTGGATTTGATCAAATTAAAGTAGCTGATGTACTTATTGAAGATGCACTTCCTGAATATGATTTCTTAAATGGTGTAACGGTTAAAGTGGCTGTTACAAGTGGATTAGAAGGCGCTAAGAAATTAATGGAAGAAATCGCTAATGGTACTTCTCCATATCATTTTATTGAAGTAATGGGTTGTCCTGGTGGCTGTATTAGTGGTGGTGGTCAACCACGTCCAACTAATGATTATGTTCGTGAGAAACGTTTAGCAGCGATTTATAAAGAGGATGAAGGAAAAACGATTAGAAAATCACATGAAAATCCATTTATTAAGAAAATTTATGAGGCATTTTTAGATCATCCTTTAGGACATAATTCACATAAATATTTACATACTCATTACACAAAACGTGGTATATTTAATGAGCATATAAATAAAAAATAAAAAGACAATTAATAAAAAATGCATTAAAGCATTGCTTTGATGCATTTTTTTTCATTCAAAGAAGAATGAAAAAAAGATAAATAATTTTTATTAATTAAGAGTTGTGGATAAAATTACTAAAACAATTGTTTGCTTTTTTATACAAAAGGAGTTGTTTTTTCATGAAAATATGCATATAATAAAAATAAAGCAAACATATGTTTGAGATGAGTGATAAGATGTTAGAATATCCAAACAATCGAAATATTATGTGCATTGACTTACGTGGGTTTTATGCTAGTTGTGAATGTGTGATGCGTGGACTTGATCCAATGACGGATAAATTAGCTGTTGTTGGTAATTTAGAGCGTCAAGGAAGTATTGTTTTGGCGATTTCTCCAGGTCTTAAGAAACTAGGATATAAAAATAGGTGCAGGTTTTACGAGTTACCTAAGGATCAAGGAATTATTATGGCACCAGCACGTATGAAAGCTTATTTAGAGTTTTCACAAAAAATAATTGAAATATTTCTAAAATATGTTCCTAGAGAGGATTTGCATATTTATTCAATTGATGAAAGTTTTTTAGATGTCACAGATACAATGCATTTATTTACTAATGAAATTAAAGAAATGGCAAGAATTATAATGGCAGATATATTTGATGAAACAGGATTAAAATCTGCTTGTGGGATAGGACCAAATATGTTACTAGCGAAATTATCACTTGATTTAGAAGCAAAAAAAAATCCGGACGGAATTGCTTATTGGCTTTATGAAGATGTGGAAAGAAAATTATGGCCAGTTACTCCGCTTTCAGAAATGTGGGGGATTGGAAGAAATTTAGAAAAGACATTAAATTTAATGGGAATGTATAAAGTAGGTGATATTGCTAAGTATGATGTTAATAAATTGAGTAGAAAATTAGGGATTATTGGAGAAGAGCTATATTATCATAGTCATGGAATTGATAGAAGTTTAATAAGAAGTCCTCATCATATTCATGATCATAATTATGGAATTGGGCAAACGTTATTTGAAGATTATTATGAAAATATACGAATTGTAATGTTAGAACAATGTGAAGAGTTAGGCATGCGAATACGTTTGAGAAAGAGGATGGGGAAAACCATCCATTTAAGTATTGGTTATTCAAAAGATGTGGGTGGTGGTGGATTTTCTCGCCAAATGACACTTGATGAACCAACCAATATTACACATGAAATTTATGAGGCATGTGAGTATTTATTTAATAAATTTTATGATGGTAGACCGATTCGAACGATAGCGATTAGTATTGGTAAGTTAAGTGAGGATAGACCAATTCAATTAGGTCTATTTGAAGATAGAGCACGTCAACAAAGGTTAGCATATGTGATGGATGAAATACGAAATAAGTTTGGTAAAAAAAGTATTTTACGCGGTGTATCTTATCTAGATAAAGCAACTTCTATTAGAAGAAGTAAATTAATTGGCGGTCATTATGCTGAACTTAAATATCATAAGAAGGAGGAGTGAGACAATGAAACAAAGAGGAATGGTTAAATGGCAACCTTTTGCATCATTGCCTGAACAAGCAGAATATATTAATAAATTAATTTATGAGATGAATAAGGTTCCACGACCTATTTTAAGTGATGATCAATTAGATGAGTTAAATGAACGATTATATAGATACTTTGAAAACAAAGAAATGGTTAGTCTTCATTATTATCATGATGGTTATATATATTTAGTTGAAGGTATAATTGATAAAATTGATATTATTAAAAAAACGATTATCATCGATAATAATCATAAAAAAGATAAATTTAGTATCGCTAGTATTGTCAATATTGAATTAATTTAAGAAGTATATTCTGAGTATATAATGGGAAAATATGATATAGAATTATTAAAACCTTATATGAGGAGGTAAATAATGAAATATCGAAAAGTAGTGTTAGTTGGGACAGGATTTGTTGGGATGAGTTATGCTTTTGCTTTATTAAATCAAGGTGTTTGTGATGAGCTAGTTCTAATTGATATAAATAAGAAAAAAGCTGAAGGTGAAGCGATGGATTTAAATCATGGTCTCGCTTTTGCACCTAAAGATATGAAAATATATGCTGGAGATTATAGTGATTGTAAAGATGCAGATATTATTGTTATTACTGCAGGGGCAGCACAATTAGAAGGAGAAACACGTCTGGATTTGTTGAATAAAAACTCGAAAATTATTAAAGGAATAGTCGAAAGGATAAAGGAAAGTAGGTTTGACGGAATATTACTAATTGCGACAAATCCTGTGGATATCCTAACCTATGTCGCATTAAAGCATTCTAACTTAAGTAGTCGACAAGTTTTTGGGTCTGGAACGTCACTTGACTCAGCAAGACTACGTTATCTCTTGTCGGATTATCTCAAAATACATAGTAAAAATATTCATGCCTATATTGTTGGGGAGCATGGGGATAGCGAATTTCCACTATGGAGTAATGCGAATGTAGGAGTAAAGCCACTTCTGGATGTAGTGAGTGAAGATAAAACGTATAATTTTGACGATTTAGAGAAGATTTATGTCGATGTACGCGATGCCGCATATAAAATCATAAAACGGAAAAAATCGACATATTACGGAATTGGAATGAGTCTTTGTCATATTACGAAAGCTATCTTCAATAATTCTAATAGTATTATTCCGGTGAGTGCTTTTGTCGAAAATTATTATGGTGTCGACAAATTATACATTGGTCTACCAGCTATTATAAATCGACAAGGGATACGTGAAGTGATAAAAATTCATATGAGTAAAGCAGATCAAGATAGATTGATAAACAGTGCAAATATATTACAAGATTTAATTAATAAAATGGGTATCTAGACCATTTTTACTAAAGTAATCGTTATATCTTAACGATGTATAATCAAAAATTAAATTATTTATTCTACAAGAAGCTATTTATTGCTTCTTTTTTTTATAACTATAATGTGATAAAATATACTTATGCCTAAAGTGAGGTGATATGTATGGATAAAGTTCTTTTATCTAAATTAGTTGATTTAAGAGAAAATATTAAAAATGAAAGTTTTAAAAATAAATTAAAAAAGAAGCAGAATCGGGTAGTTGTTTGTAATGATGATGTACTCCATTCTATTGTTAGTTTAATGCCTGAGAAAGTTTCTGATTTTAAGAAGATTAGAGGGATTGGAGAAGCTTTTGTGGGAAAGTATGCGCAAAGGTTTTTAGATGTTGTAAATGATCATATTAAAACAGTATATTCTTATTCACGGACGAATAATAAAGAACTTGAAATTCTACAAAAGTTAAATAATAAATTAGTGAATATTAATCAAAAAAATAGATTGTTGTATGCGAATCGATTGACTAATAAAACAGCGTTTGATTTAACAAGACTAGGGAATGCCAACAAAATACTTGATGCATTTATAAATGAAAATGGAAAGAAACAGTTTGTGATTGCGAAAGTAAATTATGATAAAGAGAATAATTTAAAAGCAGTTGAAGAATATCATGCGATAAAGACTTTGTATCGTGAAGTGGAAAAAGTTAGGATTGAAAAAGGACAAGAGGTTTTATATTTAGCTTATCCTTATGTAGAAGGGCGTTTATTTAGTGATTTTAAGATAAAAGCCCCACTTATGCTTTTTCCTGCTCAAATAGAAGTGGTGAATAATGAATACCGATTATCGTTTGATAAAAGTCGAGATATTTTATATAATTCGACATTAATTATCGCTAGTAATAAATTTAATAATAAAAATGAAGTAATCGTTGATGATGTAGTTGAAGAAATGTCTAAAGAATATTATATTGATCATGCTGTTCAATATTTTAAGAAATACAATGTTTCAATAAAAAATAAAAAGTTGAAATCAGTTGAGGAATTTTTTGCGACAACGAATCTTACCTTCCCTACTTATGACAATCAAGATGCATTAGAATTAAAACCCTATTGTGTGTTAGGGGCGTATCCTACCTATAGTAATGCTATCCAAAGAGATTATAATGAAATTATTGATAATAAAGTAATTAGCCGATTAGTACGTGATCTTTTTGTTGGAATTGATAATCCAACGCCTCAAGTTTCTGAGGTATCTCAACAAGATCCAAATGAAAATAATCTATTTTATATTAATGAAATGAATTATTCACAAGAAAAAGTATTAGCGAGTATCGACCGTGCGATGGTCATTCAAGGTCCTCCTGGGACTGGTAAATCACAAACGATTACTTCGCTCATTTCTCAAGCTGTTCTGCAAAATAAAAAGGTGCTAGTCGTATCTGAGAAGAAAACAGCGCTTGATGTAATCTATAATCGATTAGGAAAAATCAGTGATTTTGTACTCTATGTTGATGACCCAAATAATAAAGATTTATTTTATAAACAACTTAATTCCTTATTAGAACTAGATGATGAGTTTGTTGTGAATAGAAATAAAATAAATGAAAAATCAGTTGAAATTAATCGTGAATTAGAAAAACTAAGTGACTTAGAGTCATTACTTGATTCAAATACATTGTTAAAAGCAAGTTTACGCGATTTGTATCAAAATTCGCGTAAGTTAAATTTTAATGATGGTGATATAGAACGTTTATTTAAAGAAGTAAAAGGTAAAAGGATAAGAAATACTTTTTCCCTGGAACAGTTATTAAAACTTAGACAAATGTTTAAAGAATCTCAAGTTTCAGTAAATTTATTAGCCTATAAAAATTATGTTAAGTATGAAAGTGTTTATGCTTATTTTAAGAATGATATTAATGAAACAGATTTACATGTTACCACAAAAGATTTTTATGAAATTCCTTTTTATGTTGAATTATATAAAAAATTTGGTTGGTATACGCAACTGCGTTTAAACAATAAGAATAAAGCATTACTTAGTACTATTAAATCTTTAACCGAAAAAATTGGTGGTAAACAAAAAAAGAAAGTCAAAAAAGTAATGTATGATGATGTTCAATTCTTTATGAATGCGATTGAAGCTTATCCTAAATATGTTTTTAATAAAAATGTATATGATAGTTTAAATCTAGTTGAGAAAAAATATTTTGAATATTGTTTTTATTTAAGTAAAAAGTTAAAAATTAATTTTAAAAAAGTAAATGAATATTTAATAGATATATTTACTACTGTCGTAATATTAGAATTCGAACAAAAATATGATAATATTTTGATTACAACAGAACGTTATCGTGATATTAGAGATAAAATAACAAGTCTATCGATTGAAAAAGAAAAACTTACTTTTGAATGTTTATATAATATTTTACAACAACATATTAGTGAGGTATTTAATGAACAATCGAAACGATTAAATGAATTAAAAAGAAAATGTGATAGTAAAAGAAAATGGTCTATTCCAAAGCTTGTTAAAGAGTTTAATTTAGAACTATTCAATAGTATATATGTTTGGTTACTAACACCAGAAGGTATATCAGAAATTATGCCAATGAAAGAATCACTTTTTGATTTAATTATCTTTGATGAAGCATCACAAATGTTTATTGAAAATGCTGTCCCAATTTTATATCGTGGTCAAAAAGCAATTGTAGCGGGAGATAGTAAACAATTACGTCCGTCTAAATTTGGTCTTGGAAGAATTGATAGTGAAGATCAGGAAAATTATGATGAGTATAGTGGCGTTCTTGAAGAGGAAAGTTTATTGGATTTAGCGAAGCATCGTTATCATGAAGTGATGTTAAATTACCATTATCGTTCAAAATATGAAGAATTAATTGCTTTTTCTAATTATGCTTTTTATAATGGTAAGTTACATGTTTGTCCAAATCCTGAGTTATCAACAGAACGTCCGATAGAACGGATTAAGGTTAATGGTCATTGGGTTAATAGAAGTAATGAAGTTGAAGCAGATGAAATTATCACTTTACTAAAGAAAATCTTTAGTGAAGGGAAAAATGAAACAGTCGGGATAATAACCTTTAACTCAACGCAAAAAGATTTAATATTAGATAAGATTGAACAAGAATGTTTGTATAATCCTGAATTTTATCAGTTTATCGCAAGTGAAAAATTAAAACCAGCAAAGGATCAGCTTTTCGTCAAAAATATTGAAAATGTTCAAGGTGATGAACGAGACATTATTATTTTCTCAATTGGGTATGCACCAAATGAGCAAAATCGAATTGTTAGACAATTTGGTTGGTTAAATAATGCTGGTGGTGAAAATCGCCTTAATGTTGCAATCAGTCGTGCTAAAAAGAAAATTTATGTGGTGACTTCTATAGAACCTTTTGAATTACATGTTAATGATTTAAAAAATAGAGGTCCAAAATTATTAAGAGAGTATTTAGAATATGTGAAAGCCATAAGTGAAAGAGATAATGATACTGCACAAAAAATATTATATCGTTTAAGTGAACACATAGAGATAGATTCAAAAGAGAATACGCAGTTGTTTGAACAAAGTGTGTATGATGAATTAGTTAATATTGGTTTTGATATAGAAAGAAATGTTGGAACAGGTGTTCACAAAATAAACTTTGTGATTAAAGATAAAATATCAAATCGTTATTTATTAGGTATTGAATTAGATACAAGTAAAATGGCATCTATTAAAGAAAGAGATTATCATCGTCAAAAGTATTTAGAAAGTCATGGTTGGATTGTCCATCGAATTTGGGCAAGCGATTGGTGGCGAGATAGTGAAGCAGAGATCAATAAGATTTTAGCTTTAATGAATCGTATTGAAAAAGCATTATAGATTTATACACTATAATGCTTTTTCTTAACGTTAAGACTTTAAAAAATCGTTAATTTATGCGATAATATAAGTTAAGTGTAAATGAAGTGAGGTTAAGAAATGAAGAGTTTATTTATCACAATAGAAGGTCCTGATGGGTCTGGCAAAACGACCGTCGTTAAAGAAATAGCGAAAAAATTAAATGAAGATCAAATTGATTACCTGACAACAAGAGAACCAGGTGGAATAGATATTGCAGAACAGATAAGAAATATTATTTTAAATCCTAAAAATACCTCAATGGATGTGAAAACAGAAGCATTATTGTATGCTGCTAGTCGTAGACAACACTTAGTTGAAAAAATCATACCTGCTTTAGAAGCAGGAAAAAACGTGATTTGTGAGCGATTTGTGGAGAGTTCTCTTGCTTATCAAGGACATGGACGTGAGATTGGTATTGATGAAGTGTTTGCGATTAATCAGTTCGCAATTAATAACATTATGCCTGATGTGACTATCTTTCTAGATATTTCACCAGATGTTGGGTTATCTAGAATTACCAGTAAC from Mycoplasmatota bacterium carries:
- a CDS encoding L-lactate dehydrogenase, translated to MKYRKVVLVGTGFVGMSYAFALLNQGVCDELVLIDINKKKAEGEAMDLNHGLAFAPKDMKIYAGDYSDCKDADIIVITAGAAQLEGETRLDLLNKNSKIIKGIVERIKESRFDGILLIATNPVDILTYVALKHSNLSSRQVFGSGTSLDSARLRYLLSDYLKIHSKNIHAYIVGEHGDSEFPLWSNANVGVKPLLDVVSEDKTYNFDDLEKIYVDVRDAAYKIIKRKKSTYYGIGMSLCHITKAIFNNSNSIIPVSAFVENYYGVDKLYIGLPAIINRQGIREVIKIHMSKADQDRLINSANILQDLINKMGI
- a CDS encoding YolD-like family protein produces the protein MKQRGMVKWQPFASLPEQAEYINKLIYEMNKVPRPILSDDQLDELNERLYRYFENKEMVSLHYYHDGYIYLVEGIIDKIDIIKKTIIIDNNHKKDKFSIASIVNIELI
- a CDS encoding type VI secretion protein ImpB, with amino-acid sequence MLEYPNNRNIMCIDLRGFYASCECVMRGLDPMTDKLAVVGNLERQGSIVLAISPGLKKLGYKNRCRFYELPKDQGIIMAPARMKAYLEFSQKIIEIFLKYVPREDLHIYSIDESFLDVTDTMHLFTNEIKEMARIIMADIFDETGLKSACGIGPNMLLAKLSLDLEAKKNPDGIAYWLYEDVERKLWPVTPLSEMWGIGRNLEKTLNLMGMYKVGDIAKYDVNKLSRKLGIIGEELYYHSHGIDRSLIRSPHHIHDHNYGIGQTLFEDYYENIRIVMLEQCEELGMRIRLRKRMGKTIHLSIGYSKDVGGGGFSRQMTLDEPTNITHEIYEACEYLFNKFYDGRPIRTIAISIGKLSEDRPIQLGLFEDRARQQRLAYVMDEIRNKFGKKSILRGVSYLDKATSIRRSKLIGGHYAELKYHKKEE
- a CDS encoding HRDC domain-containing protein — encoded protein: MDKVLLSKLVDLRENIKNESFKNKLKKKQNRVVVCNDDVLHSIVSLMPEKVSDFKKIRGIGEAFVGKYAQRFLDVVNDHIKTVYSYSRTNNKELEILQKLNNKLVNINQKNRLLYANRLTNKTAFDLTRLGNANKILDAFINENGKKQFVIAKVNYDKENNLKAVEEYHAIKTLYREVEKVRIEKGQEVLYLAYPYVEGRLFSDFKIKAPLMLFPAQIEVVNNEYRLSFDKSRDILYNSTLIIASNKFNNKNEVIVDDVVEEMSKEYYIDHAVQYFKKYNVSIKNKKLKSVEEFFATTNLTFPTYDNQDALELKPYCVLGAYPTYSNAIQRDYNEIIDNKVISRLVRDLFVGIDNPTPQVSEVSQQDPNENNLFYINEMNYSQEKVLASIDRAMVIQGPPGTGKSQTITSLISQAVLQNKKVLVVSEKKTALDVIYNRLGKISDFVLYVDDPNNKDLFYKQLNSLLELDDEFVVNRNKINEKSVEINRELEKLSDLESLLDSNTLLKASLRDLYQNSRKLNFNDGDIERLFKEVKGKRIRNTFSLEQLLKLRQMFKESQVSVNLLAYKNYVKYESVYAYFKNDINETDLHVTTKDFYEIPFYVELYKKFGWYTQLRLNNKNKALLSTIKSLTEKIGGKQKKKVKKVMYDDVQFFMNAIEAYPKYVFNKNVYDSLNLVEKKYFEYCFYLSKKLKINFKKVNEYLIDIFTTVVILEFEQKYDNILITTERYRDIRDKITSLSIEKEKLTFECLYNILQQHISEVFNEQSKRLNELKRKCDSKRKWSIPKLVKEFNLELFNSIYVWLLTPEGISEIMPMKESLFDLIIFDEASQMFIENAVPILYRGQKAIVAGDSKQLRPSKFGLGRIDSEDQENYDEYSGVLEEESLLDLAKHRYHEVMLNYHYRSKYEELIAFSNYAFYNGKLHVCPNPELSTERPIERIKVNGHWVNRSNEVEADEIITLLKKIFSEGKNETVGIITFNSTQKDLILDKIEQECLYNPEFYQFIASEKLKPAKDQLFVKNIENVQGDERDIIIFSIGYAPNEQNRIVRQFGWLNNAGGENRLNVAISRAKKKIYVVTSIEPFELHVNDLKNRGPKLLREYLEYVKAISERDNDTAQKILYRLSEHIEIDSKENTQLFEQSVYDELVNIGFDIERNVGTGVHKINFVIKDKISNRYLLGIELDTSKMASIKERDYHRQKYLESHGWIVHRIWASDWWRDSEAEINKILALMNRIEKAL
- a CDS encoding dTMP kinase, translated to MKSLFITIEGPDGSGKTTVVKEIAKKLNEDQIDYLTTREPGGIDIAEQIRNIILNPKNTSMDVKTEALLYAASRRQHLVEKIIPALEAGKNVICERFVESSLAYQGHGREIGIDEVFAINQFAINNIMPDVTIFLDISPDVGLSRITSNRKQLDRLDLESIEFHKRVYQGYEIVKNMFKERIIVVDANRDLDLVVDEVYQIIYHKIKG
- a CDS encoding [FeFe] hydrogenase, group A; amino-acid sequence: MINLTINNKKVKAKEGMTILEAAKYNNILIPHLCYLEGVHQIGSCRICVVEVEGAKTLQASCMVEAKEGMVIKTNSKKVRDTRKVLYELMLSDHPKDCLNCSRNQECELQKLGELLQVDNDRFEGESSKSFIDDSSPSIVRDTAKCILCRRCVTVCNEIQGVGIMNAQNRGFKTIIGPPEELPINSVNCSNCGQCIVVCPVGALYEKDSIDNVWEALYDDNKRVMIQTAPAIRAALGEEFDYEPGTLVTGKMVSALRGIGFDDVFDTNFAADLTIMEEGTEFLSRVTNALKNEDATLPMITSCSPGWIKYVEHAFPEQLGHLSTCKSPHMMLGALAKSFYAEKIGVDPKDIYVVSVMPCTAKKFEITRPEMNSTGYPDVDAVLTTRELAKMIKDAGLDFRSLEDSEFDNPLGLSTGAADIFATTGGVMEAALRTVYELVTGRELPFKNLHVTPIVGFDQIKVADVLIEDALPEYDFLNGVTVKVAVTSGLEGAKKLMEEIANGTSPYHFIEVMGCPGGCISGGGQPRPTNDYVREKRLAAIYKEDEGKTIRKSHENPFIKKIYEAFLDHPLGHNSHKYLHTHYTKRGIFNEHINKK